In Pangasianodon hypophthalmus isolate fPanHyp1 chromosome 29, fPanHyp1.pri, whole genome shotgun sequence, one genomic interval encodes:
- the LOC128317698 gene encoding meiosis inhibitor protein 1 isoform X3, translating into MAAVDIDVVYEKIHHRHDPRWCARAGPGRDVGAGARASVRVCVACVIELIDSQEVSAVRKAVALAGVGELLKTEGVMREILQQDDRVCVHFTSSLLKMLQCVEDPSTLDRVMQVLVQLLLDLKVEQLVQHVMNELQTQLCDVKWLVVCVMFLGKLLDAVPAVGHMLSTSHLCVLESVCARMVSADEELKAAVCYVFRGVWESELALHSLPHTLRDRVCVFLLHTLTHACSHQLIINCLGLLLLMLRSGETVCILMNQGEETQHPELQHSSLPLILKRLLLSGDESLQVASVQCVCAVLNHSTQYCTSFIHDDIPEFLFERLSSSNDVLLWCVYSCVLLLCEDSLFFSQCHSVYGIESLVRSLKASLKLSNVEVPKQGLQLLTVILEKQPAGVRLFPIGPAFVGVAEVVIGGVASPCLRVATQAARAATALMKMHHQSTPVHYGELKKIMEALSCRFTELPSRAISQRRRCFADSESSSQSAKAGAFFMQALVCFHEACRLVEECVCEANVKESPLTAADQQNEDTLESVCVCLLKCCDTAYIPTVTRVCERIPSPRVLQLFLSILSVQFSLSPSLMPAFANKLASSGFIRLTLENKALLCSGNRHTSLNIACCGFLLKLCMCLLSQPDLETHSQHLGVEEVECVLRECLPSLYYHVCDWPSVLSEVPVANQNTRYCLLHLLYLSLIHGDRLLPDATVFSSVVEFNSAVVEQCDTLPPSVLQSVLYLLSETQESSSDLDWPSLKSIIKFLSSTPPSSSPLSVPHPSLLRFIFRYPELAERFGTTVLIGWLKRGKGGKDLDPEQTVLMELLEKNPSVLLTMLGVVFEEEEEVAECAVSVIKRFLTVQQNCSSVSPSLLKTSLLQVLPKLNWDSSTVVRGVCLMLEVLCVVQTNSTVHTDMDHTDFKLLYHISNLVGKMKCSNTEYLLPALNYLYCCLALSPTHTADRVVSMLLCNTGLMELLQTLLDLSQSSSSSSSSPSSPSSPVICCSLLLLSSLITLQHTHSAQVHKSVCLELESVVRTLMFWKRHTDSLLLGCTVRLLQAVLDVDLCSPVVCVSECVELHPLSYRGAISFTTALQSLLLQKQEMLLSASVNCLNSLIRFLNRGRPAIVQHVVCQPWNRFLLYSLLNSGEYLTLHPATLRLLTLLVRWSGDGVQWESDVVCVCETAERRGVKELRGNTIHTLKRLLIECSECSLSEDVKLRVESLLESLDHLRPSESSTGCLLRVGRLSICLDDFTVNH; encoded by the exons ATGGCGGCTGTAGACATAGACGTCGTGTATGAGAAGATTCACCACAGACACGATCCGCGGTGGTGCGCGCGCGCGGGACCCGGACGTGACGTAGGAGCGGGCGCGAGGGCGAGCGTCAGGGTGTGTGTCGCGTGCGTCATCGAGCTGATTGACAGCCAGGAAGTGTCT gcggtGCGTAAGGCGGTGGCTCTGGCGGGTGTAGGAGAGCTGCTGAAGACTGAAGGAGTGATGAGGGAAATCCTGCAGCAGGACGAccgagtgtgtgtacatttcacCTCCTCATTACTCA agatgCTGCAGTGTGTGGAAGATCCTTCTACGCTGGACAGGGTGATGCAGG tgctgGTTCAGCTGTTGTTGGATCTGAAGGTAGAGCAGTTAGTGCAACACGTGATGAATGAGCTCCAAACacag ctgtgtgatgtgaagtggttggtggtgtgtgtgatgtttctgGGTAAGCTGCTGGATGCTGTTCCTGCAGTAGGCCACATGCTGAGCACCTCACACT tgtgtgtgctggagagtgtgtgtgcgcggatGGTGAGTGCGGATGAGGAGCTGAAGGCGGCGGTGTGTTACGTGTTCCGTGGTGTGTGGGAGTCGGAGCTGGCGCTTCATTctctgccacacacactcagggacagagtgtgtgtgttcctgctacacacactcacacacgcctgCTCGCACCAACTCATCATCAACTgcctcg ggctgCTGTTACTGATGCTGCGTTCAGGAGAGACAGTGTGTATTCTGATGAATCAGGGAGAAGAAACACAGCATCCAGAGCTCCAACACTCTTCACTACCACTCATATTAAagagg ttgttgtTGAGTGGTGATGAGTCTCTGCAGGTggccagtgttcagtgtgtgtgtgctgtactgAATCACTCCACTCAGTACTGCACCTCCTTCATACACGACGACATACCAG agttcCTGTTTGAGCGCTTGAGCAGCAGTAACGACGTGCTCCTGTggtgtgtgtacagctgtgtgttGCTGCTGTGTGAAGACTCGCTGTTTTTCTCGCAGTGCCACTCGGTTTACG ggatcGAGTCTCTGGTGCGCAGTCTGAAGGCATCACTGAAGCTGTCTAATGTGGAAGTACCGAAACAGGGCCTACAGCTGCTTACAGTTATACTGGagaa gcagCCGGCAGGTGTGCGTCTGTTCCCGATTGGTCCAGCgtttgtgggtgtggctgaaGTGGTGATAGGGGGCGTGGCTTCACCCTGTCTCAGAGTAGCCACCCAGGCAGCACGAGCAGCTACTGCACTGatgaa gatgcaTCACCAGTCCACTCCAGTGCATTATGGAGAATTAAAAAAGATCATGGAGGCTTTGTCATGCAGATTCACGGAGTTACCATCACGGGCCATCTCACAAcgcaga agGTGTTTTGCAGATTCTGAGTCCAGTTCTCAGTCTGCCAAAGCAGGAGCGTTTTTTATGCAGGCACTGGTCTGCTTTCATGAGGCCTGCAg gctggtggaggagtgtgtgtgtgaggccaaTGTGAAGGAAAGTCCTTTAACAGCAGCAGACCAGCAGAATGAGGACACActggagtctgtgtgtgtgtgtttgctgaagtGCTGTGATACAGCGTACATTCCTACAGTTACT agagtgtgtgagcgcaTCCCCAGTCCTCGGGTTCTGCAGCTCTTCCTCTCCATTCTCTCTGTGCAgttctctctctcgccctcacTCATGCCTGCCTTTGCCAACAAGCttg CCTCCTCAGGTTTCATTAGACTGACTCTAGAAAACAAGGCTCTTCTGTGTTCAGGAAACAG ACACACATCTCTAAACATAGCTTGCTGTGGTTTTCTTCTGAAACTCTGTATGTGTTTACTGTCTCAGCCTGATCTGGAGACCCACAGCCAGCACctag gtgttgaggaggtggagtgtgtgttgcgtgAGTGTTTGCCCTCTCTGTACTATCATGTGTGTGATTGGCCATCGGTGCTGAGCGAGGTTCCAGTAGCTAATCAGAACACACGGTACTGCTTACTGCACCTGCTGTATCTCTCACTGATCCATGGTGACAG gttgCTCCCGGATGCTACAGTGTTCTCCAGTGTAGTAGAGTTTAATAGCGCAGTAGTGGAACAGTGTGATACTCTTCCTCCATCAGTACTGCAGTCAGTTCTTTATCTGCTGTCAGAAACACAGGAGAGCAGCTCTGATCTAGACTGG ccttcTCTGAAGAGCATCATCAAGTTCCTGTCATCCACACCTCCATCCTCTTCTCCTCTGTCCGTCCCTCATCCCTCACTCCTGCGCTTCATCTTCCGTTACCCCGAGCTGGCCGAGCGGTTTGGGACGACGGTTCTGATCGGGTGGCTGAAAAGAGGGAAAGGTGGAAAAGATCTGGATCCTGAGCAGACAGTACTGATGGAGCTCCTGGAGAAGAACCCTTCTGTTCTGTTAACAATGCTG ggtGTGGTGtttgaggaggaggaggaagtagctgagtgtgcagtgagtgtgaTTAAGAGGTTTCTGACGGTTCAGCAGAACTGTAGCTCTGTTTCTCCATCACTGCTCAAAACATCACTGCTGCAGGTACTGCCGAAACTCAACTGGGATAGcagcacag taGTCCGTGGTGTGTGTCTGATGTTGGAGGTACTGTGTGTGGTGCAGACGAACTCTACAGTTCACACTGATATGGACCACACTGACTTCAAACTGCTGTATcaca tcagtaATCTTGTTGGAAAGATGAAGTGCAGTAACACAGAATATCTGCTACCGGCATTAAACTACCTTTACTGCTGTCTGGCTCTgtctcctacacacactgctgaccgag ttgtaTCCATGTTGCTGTGTAACACAGGTCTGATGGAGTTATTACAGACTCTGCTGGATCTCTCTcaatcctcctcatcctcatcttcatcaccttcatcaccttcatcacctgTCATCTGCTGCTCCCTCCTCTTGCTCAGCTCCCTCATTActctacagcacacacactctgcacag gtccataagagtgtgtgtttagagttAGAGAGTGTTGTGAGAACCCTCATGTTCTGGAAGAGACATACTGACAGCCTGCTGCtgg GGTGTACAGTGCGTCTACTGCAGGCCGTGTTGGATGTGGACCTGTGCTctcctgtagtgtgtgtgtcagagtgtgtagAGCTTCATCCTCTCAGCTACAGAGGAGCAATCAGCTtcaccacagcactgcagaGTCTActgctgcag aagcAGGAGATGCTCCTCAGTGCGTCTGTGAACTGTCTGAACTCACTCATACGCTTCCTGAACAGAGGGAGACCAGCTATAg ttcagcATGTGGTGTGTCAGCCCTGGAATCGTTTCTTGCTCTACTCTCTGCTGAATTCAGGCGAATATCTCACACTGCACCCAGCAACACTCCGCTTACTGACtctg
- the LOC128317698 gene encoding meiosis inhibitor protein 1 isoform X12 — translation MFLGKLLDAVPAVGHMLSTSHLCVLESVCARMVSADEELKAAVCYVFRGVWESELALHSLPHTLRDRVCVFLLHTLTHACSHQLIINCLGLLLLMLRSGETVCILMNQGEETQHPELQHSSLPLILKRLLLSGDESLQVASVQCVCAVLNHSTQYCTSFIHDDIPEFLFERLSSSNDVLLWCVYSCVLLLCEDSLFFSQCHSVYGIESLVRSLKASLKLSNVEVPKQGLQLLTVILEKQPAGVRLFPIGPAFVGVAEVVIGGVASPCLRVATQAARAATALMKMHHQSTPVHYGELKKIMEALSCRFTELPSRAISQRRRCFADSESSSQSAKAGAFFMQALVCFHEACRLVEECVCEANVKESPLTAADQQNEDTLESVCVCLLKCCDTAYIPTVTRVCERIPSPRVLQLFLSILSVQFSLSPSLMPAFANKLASSGFIRLTLENKALLCSGNRHTSLNIACCGFLLKLCMCLLSQPDLETHSQHLGVEEVECVLRECLPSLYYHVCDWPSVLSEVPVANQNTRYCLLHLLYLSLIHGDRLLPDATVFSSVVEFNSAVVEQCDTLPPSVLQSVLYLLSETQESSSDLDWPSLKSIIKFLSSTPPSSSPLSVPHPSLLRFIFRYPELAERFGTTVLIGWLKRGKGGKDLDPEQTVLMELLEKNPSVLLTMLGVVFEEEEEVAECAVSVIKRFLTVQQNCSSVSPSLLKTSLLQVLPKLNWDSSTVVRGVCLMLEVLCVVQTNSTVHTDMDHTDFKLLYHISNLVGKMKCSNTEYLLPALNYLYCCLALSPTHTADRVVSMLLCNTGLMELLQTLLDLSQSSSSSSSSPSSPSSPVICCSLLLLSSLITLQHTHSAQVHKSVCLELESVVRTLMFWKRHTDSLLLGCTVRLLQAVLDVDLCSPVVCVSECVELHPLSYRGAISFTTALQSLLLQKQEMLLSASVNCLNSLIRFLNRGRPAIVQHVVCQPWNRFLLYSLLNSGEYLTLHPATLRLLTLLVRWSGDGVQWESDVVCVCETAERRGVKELRGNTIHTLKRLLIEQDQKVSSDFSILRHVCPVLSLHQGASLSGASAGSSGFRGTAALLPGPPRLVEHLTHSS, via the exons atgtttctgGGTAAGCTGCTGGATGCTGTTCCTGCAGTAGGCCACATGCTGAGCACCTCACACT tgtgtgtgctggagagtgtgtgtgcgcggatGGTGAGTGCGGATGAGGAGCTGAAGGCGGCGGTGTGTTACGTGTTCCGTGGTGTGTGGGAGTCGGAGCTGGCGCTTCATTctctgccacacacactcagggacagagtgtgtgtgttcctgctacacacactcacacacgcctgCTCGCACCAACTCATCATCAACTgcctcg ggctgCTGTTACTGATGCTGCGTTCAGGAGAGACAGTGTGTATTCTGATGAATCAGGGAGAAGAAACACAGCATCCAGAGCTCCAACACTCTTCACTACCACTCATATTAAagagg ttgttgtTGAGTGGTGATGAGTCTCTGCAGGTggccagtgttcagtgtgtgtgtgctgtactgAATCACTCCACTCAGTACTGCACCTCCTTCATACACGACGACATACCAG agttcCTGTTTGAGCGCTTGAGCAGCAGTAACGACGTGCTCCTGTggtgtgtgtacagctgtgtgttGCTGCTGTGTGAAGACTCGCTGTTTTTCTCGCAGTGCCACTCGGTTTACG ggatcGAGTCTCTGGTGCGCAGTCTGAAGGCATCACTGAAGCTGTCTAATGTGGAAGTACCGAAACAGGGCCTACAGCTGCTTACAGTTATACTGGagaa gcagCCGGCAGGTGTGCGTCTGTTCCCGATTGGTCCAGCgtttgtgggtgtggctgaaGTGGTGATAGGGGGCGTGGCTTCACCCTGTCTCAGAGTAGCCACCCAGGCAGCACGAGCAGCTACTGCACTGatgaa gatgcaTCACCAGTCCACTCCAGTGCATTATGGAGAATTAAAAAAGATCATGGAGGCTTTGTCATGCAGATTCACGGAGTTACCATCACGGGCCATCTCACAAcgcaga agGTGTTTTGCAGATTCTGAGTCCAGTTCTCAGTCTGCCAAAGCAGGAGCGTTTTTTATGCAGGCACTGGTCTGCTTTCATGAGGCCTGCAg gctggtggaggagtgtgtgtgtgaggccaaTGTGAAGGAAAGTCCTTTAACAGCAGCAGACCAGCAGAATGAGGACACActggagtctgtgtgtgtgtgtttgctgaagtGCTGTGATACAGCGTACATTCCTACAGTTACT agagtgtgtgagcgcaTCCCCAGTCCTCGGGTTCTGCAGCTCTTCCTCTCCATTCTCTCTGTGCAgttctctctctcgccctcacTCATGCCTGCCTTTGCCAACAAGCttg CCTCCTCAGGTTTCATTAGACTGACTCTAGAAAACAAGGCTCTTCTGTGTTCAGGAAACAG ACACACATCTCTAAACATAGCTTGCTGTGGTTTTCTTCTGAAACTCTGTATGTGTTTACTGTCTCAGCCTGATCTGGAGACCCACAGCCAGCACctag gtgttgaggaggtggagtgtgtgttgcgtgAGTGTTTGCCCTCTCTGTACTATCATGTGTGTGATTGGCCATCGGTGCTGAGCGAGGTTCCAGTAGCTAATCAGAACACACGGTACTGCTTACTGCACCTGCTGTATCTCTCACTGATCCATGGTGACAG gttgCTCCCGGATGCTACAGTGTTCTCCAGTGTAGTAGAGTTTAATAGCGCAGTAGTGGAACAGTGTGATACTCTTCCTCCATCAGTACTGCAGTCAGTTCTTTATCTGCTGTCAGAAACACAGGAGAGCAGCTCTGATCTAGACTGG ccttcTCTGAAGAGCATCATCAAGTTCCTGTCATCCACACCTCCATCCTCTTCTCCTCTGTCCGTCCCTCATCCCTCACTCCTGCGCTTCATCTTCCGTTACCCCGAGCTGGCCGAGCGGTTTGGGACGACGGTTCTGATCGGGTGGCTGAAAAGAGGGAAAGGTGGAAAAGATCTGGATCCTGAGCAGACAGTACTGATGGAGCTCCTGGAGAAGAACCCTTCTGTTCTGTTAACAATGCTG ggtGTGGTGtttgaggaggaggaggaagtagctgagtgtgcagtgagtgtgaTTAAGAGGTTTCTGACGGTTCAGCAGAACTGTAGCTCTGTTTCTCCATCACTGCTCAAAACATCACTGCTGCAGGTACTGCCGAAACTCAACTGGGATAGcagcacag taGTCCGTGGTGTGTGTCTGATGTTGGAGGTACTGTGTGTGGTGCAGACGAACTCTACAGTTCACACTGATATGGACCACACTGACTTCAAACTGCTGTATcaca tcagtaATCTTGTTGGAAAGATGAAGTGCAGTAACACAGAATATCTGCTACCGGCATTAAACTACCTTTACTGCTGTCTGGCTCTgtctcctacacacactgctgaccgag ttgtaTCCATGTTGCTGTGTAACACAGGTCTGATGGAGTTATTACAGACTCTGCTGGATCTCTCTcaatcctcctcatcctcatcttcatcaccttcatcaccttcatcacctgTCATCTGCTGCTCCCTCCTCTTGCTCAGCTCCCTCATTActctacagcacacacactctgcacag gtccataagagtgtgtgtttagagttAGAGAGTGTTGTGAGAACCCTCATGTTCTGGAAGAGACATACTGACAGCCTGCTGCtgg GGTGTACAGTGCGTCTACTGCAGGCCGTGTTGGATGTGGACCTGTGCTctcctgtagtgtgtgtgtcagagtgtgtagAGCTTCATCCTCTCAGCTACAGAGGAGCAATCAGCTtcaccacagcactgcagaGTCTActgctgcag aagcAGGAGATGCTCCTCAGTGCGTCTGTGAACTGTCTGAACTCACTCATACGCTTCCTGAACAGAGGGAGACCAGCTATAg ttcagcATGTGGTGTGTCAGCCCTGGAATCGTTTCTTGCTCTACTCTCTGCTGAATTCAGGCGAATATCTCACACTGCACCCAGCAACACTCCGCTTACTGACtctg
- the LOC128317698 gene encoding meiosis inhibitor protein 1 isoform X8, producing MAAVDIDVVYEKIHHRHDPRWCARAGPGRDVGAGARASVRVCVACVIELIDSQEVSAVRKAVALAGVGELLKTEGVMREILQQDDRVCVHFTSSLLKMLQCVEDPSTLDRVMQVLVQLLLDLKVEQLVQHVMNELQTQLCDVKWLVVCVMFLGKLLDAVPAVGHMLSTSHLCVLESVCARMVSADEELKAAVCYVFRGVWESELALHSLPHTLRDRVCVFLLHTLTHACSHQLIINCLGLLLLMLRSGETVCILMNQGEETQHPELQHSSLPLILKRLLLSGDESLQVASVQCVCAVLNHSTQYCTSFIHDDIPEFLFERLSSSNDVLLWCVYSCVLLLCEDSLFFSQCHSVYGIESLVRSLKASLKLSNVEVPKQGLQLLTVILEKQPAGVRLFPIGPAFVGVAEVVIGGVASPCLRVATQAARAATALMKMHHQSTPVHYGELKKIMEALSCRFTELPSRAISQRRRCFADSESSSQSAKAGAFFMQALVCFHEACRLVEECVCEANVKESPLTAADQQNEDTLESVCVCLLKCCDTAYIPTVTRVCERIPSPRVLQLFLSILSVQFSLSPSLMPAFANKLASSGFIRLTLENKALLCSGNRHTSLNIACCGFLLKLCMCLLSQPDLETHSQHLGVEEVECVLRECLPSLYYHVCDWPSVLSEVPVANQNTRYCLLHLLYLSLIHGDRLLPDATVFSSVVEFNSAVVEQCDTLPPSVLQSVLYLLSETQESSSDLDWPSLKSIIKFLSSTPPSSSPLSVPHPSLLRFIFRYPELAERFGTTVLIGWLKRGKGGKDLDPEQTVLMELLEKNPSVLLTMLGVVFEEEEEVAECAVSVIKRFLTVQQNCSSVSPSLLKTSLLQVLPKLNWDSSTVVRGVCLMLEVLCVVQTNSTVHTDMDHTDFKLLYHISNLVGKMKCSNTEYLLPALNYLYCCLALSPTHTADRVVSMLLCNTGLMELLQTLLDLSQSSSSSSSSPSSPSSPVICCSLLLLSSLITLQHTHSAQVHKSVCLELESVVRTLMFWKRHTDSLLLGCTVRLLQAVLDVDLCSPVVCVSECVELHPLSYRGAISFTTALQSLLLQKQEMLLSASVNCLNSLIRFLNRGRPAIVQHVVCQPWNRFLLYSLLNSGEYLTLHPATLRLLTLLVRWSGDGVQWESDVVCVCETAERRGVKELRGNTIHTLKRLLIE from the exons ATGGCGGCTGTAGACATAGACGTCGTGTATGAGAAGATTCACCACAGACACGATCCGCGGTGGTGCGCGCGCGCGGGACCCGGACGTGACGTAGGAGCGGGCGCGAGGGCGAGCGTCAGGGTGTGTGTCGCGTGCGTCATCGAGCTGATTGACAGCCAGGAAGTGTCT gcggtGCGTAAGGCGGTGGCTCTGGCGGGTGTAGGAGAGCTGCTGAAGACTGAAGGAGTGATGAGGGAAATCCTGCAGCAGGACGAccgagtgtgtgtacatttcacCTCCTCATTACTCA agatgCTGCAGTGTGTGGAAGATCCTTCTACGCTGGACAGGGTGATGCAGG tgctgGTTCAGCTGTTGTTGGATCTGAAGGTAGAGCAGTTAGTGCAACACGTGATGAATGAGCTCCAAACacag ctgtgtgatgtgaagtggttggtggtgtgtgtgatgtttctgGGTAAGCTGCTGGATGCTGTTCCTGCAGTAGGCCACATGCTGAGCACCTCACACT tgtgtgtgctggagagtgtgtgtgcgcggatGGTGAGTGCGGATGAGGAGCTGAAGGCGGCGGTGTGTTACGTGTTCCGTGGTGTGTGGGAGTCGGAGCTGGCGCTTCATTctctgccacacacactcagggacagagtgtgtgtgttcctgctacacacactcacacacgcctgCTCGCACCAACTCATCATCAACTgcctcg ggctgCTGTTACTGATGCTGCGTTCAGGAGAGACAGTGTGTATTCTGATGAATCAGGGAGAAGAAACACAGCATCCAGAGCTCCAACACTCTTCACTACCACTCATATTAAagagg ttgttgtTGAGTGGTGATGAGTCTCTGCAGGTggccagtgttcagtgtgtgtgtgctgtactgAATCACTCCACTCAGTACTGCACCTCCTTCATACACGACGACATACCAG agttcCTGTTTGAGCGCTTGAGCAGCAGTAACGACGTGCTCCTGTggtgtgtgtacagctgtgtgttGCTGCTGTGTGAAGACTCGCTGTTTTTCTCGCAGTGCCACTCGGTTTACG ggatcGAGTCTCTGGTGCGCAGTCTGAAGGCATCACTGAAGCTGTCTAATGTGGAAGTACCGAAACAGGGCCTACAGCTGCTTACAGTTATACTGGagaa gcagCCGGCAGGTGTGCGTCTGTTCCCGATTGGTCCAGCgtttgtgggtgtggctgaaGTGGTGATAGGGGGCGTGGCTTCACCCTGTCTCAGAGTAGCCACCCAGGCAGCACGAGCAGCTACTGCACTGatgaa gatgcaTCACCAGTCCACTCCAGTGCATTATGGAGAATTAAAAAAGATCATGGAGGCTTTGTCATGCAGATTCACGGAGTTACCATCACGGGCCATCTCACAAcgcaga agGTGTTTTGCAGATTCTGAGTCCAGTTCTCAGTCTGCCAAAGCAGGAGCGTTTTTTATGCAGGCACTGGTCTGCTTTCATGAGGCCTGCAg gctggtggaggagtgtgtgtgtgaggccaaTGTGAAGGAAAGTCCTTTAACAGCAGCAGACCAGCAGAATGAGGACACActggagtctgtgtgtgtgtgtttgctgaagtGCTGTGATACAGCGTACATTCCTACAGTTACT agagtgtgtgagcgcaTCCCCAGTCCTCGGGTTCTGCAGCTCTTCCTCTCCATTCTCTCTGTGCAgttctctctctcgccctcacTCATGCCTGCCTTTGCCAACAAGCttg CCTCCTCAGGTTTCATTAGACTGACTCTAGAAAACAAGGCTCTTCTGTGTTCAGGAAACAG ACACACATCTCTAAACATAGCTTGCTGTGGTTTTCTTCTGAAACTCTGTATGTGTTTACTGTCTCAGCCTGATCTGGAGACCCACAGCCAGCACctag gtgttgaggaggtggagtgtgtgttgcgtgAGTGTTTGCCCTCTCTGTACTATCATGTGTGTGATTGGCCATCGGTGCTGAGCGAGGTTCCAGTAGCTAATCAGAACACACGGTACTGCTTACTGCACCTGCTGTATCTCTCACTGATCCATGGTGACAG gttgCTCCCGGATGCTACAGTGTTCTCCAGTGTAGTAGAGTTTAATAGCGCAGTAGTGGAACAGTGTGATACTCTTCCTCCATCAGTACTGCAGTCAGTTCTTTATCTGCTGTCAGAAACACAGGAGAGCAGCTCTGATCTAGACTGG ccttcTCTGAAGAGCATCATCAAGTTCCTGTCATCCACACCTCCATCCTCTTCTCCTCTGTCCGTCCCTCATCCCTCACTCCTGCGCTTCATCTTCCGTTACCCCGAGCTGGCCGAGCGGTTTGGGACGACGGTTCTGATCGGGTGGCTGAAAAGAGGGAAAGGTGGAAAAGATCTGGATCCTGAGCAGACAGTACTGATGGAGCTCCTGGAGAAGAACCCTTCTGTTCTGTTAACAATGCTG ggtGTGGTGtttgaggaggaggaggaagtagctgagtgtgcagtgagtgtgaTTAAGAGGTTTCTGACGGTTCAGCAGAACTGTAGCTCTGTTTCTCCATCACTGCTCAAAACATCACTGCTGCAGGTACTGCCGAAACTCAACTGGGATAGcagcacag taGTCCGTGGTGTGTGTCTGATGTTGGAGGTACTGTGTGTGGTGCAGACGAACTCTACAGTTCACACTGATATGGACCACACTGACTTCAAACTGCTGTATcaca tcagtaATCTTGTTGGAAAGATGAAGTGCAGTAACACAGAATATCTGCTACCGGCATTAAACTACCTTTACTGCTGTCTGGCTCTgtctcctacacacactgctgaccgag ttgtaTCCATGTTGCTGTGTAACACAGGTCTGATGGAGTTATTACAGACTCTGCTGGATCTCTCTcaatcctcctcatcctcatcttcatcaccttcatcaccttcatcacctgTCATCTGCTGCTCCCTCCTCTTGCTCAGCTCCCTCATTActctacagcacacacactctgcacag gtccataagagtgtgtgtttagagttAGAGAGTGTTGTGAGAACCCTCATGTTCTGGAAGAGACATACTGACAGCCTGCTGCtgg GGTGTACAGTGCGTCTACTGCAGGCCGTGTTGGATGTGGACCTGTGCTctcctgtagtgtgtgtgtcagagtgtgtagAGCTTCATCCTCTCAGCTACAGAGGAGCAATCAGCTtcaccacagcactgcagaGTCTActgctgcag aagcAGGAGATGCTCCTCAGTGCGTCTGTGAACTGTCTGAACTCACTCATACGCTTCCTGAACAGAGGGAGACCAGCTATAg ttcagcATGTGGTGTGTCAGCCCTGGAATCGTTTCTTGCTCTACTCTCTGCTGAATTCAGGCGAATATCTCACACTGCACCCAGCAACACTCCGCTTACTGACtctg